The window GCTCGGGGAGCGGCTACTCGGTGCGGGAGATTATCGACACGGTGAAGAAAGTCACCGGGAAGGATTTCCGTGTCGAGGAGGGTTCGCGCCGCGCGGGAGACCCCGACGTGCTGGTCGCGAAGAGCGATAAGGCACGCGAGACCCTCGGGTGGAAACCGTCCATCGGCCTCGAGGAAATAGTCTCGACCGCGTGGAAGTGGCACCGGAAGTTGAGGAGTGGGAAGTGAAAAGTAAAAAGTTAAAAGTTAAAAGGAAAGGCAGATTCAGAAGCAGCTAATGAGGCGGTACCCCAAAACGGCTTAAGCACAGTAGAGAAAAGATTCCCTTCCTTATCGGAGATAAAGCTGGATACGCAGGGCTTCAAATTTGACAGGGAAGACGCGAATAAGAGATAAAGTCTGTAAGAAGTTTTAATTATTCTGGAAAGGAGGATGATAATGTTGAGAGTGAATGCTATACGCATAAAGATAAAGGCAAAATCAGGGTGTTTTGATCGGAATCGCTTTCCAATCGCTTTTTCGATTATCGATGAGTATATGAAAAATCACCCTGATTTGAATTTAAATAACCACCGTTATCAGTTGCAACGATCAACATTGCGAAACAACACCGAACAAGAAATAGAATTAGAATTAAGTGGACACGAAAGCGGTCCAGAATTACTAATTTGGATAGGTACCGTAGTGAGTCTTTCTGCAGCTACTATTAATCTCATTACTGCAGTTATAAACGCTTATGTAATGGGAAGAAAAGAAGGGGACAAAAAATATGACAATGGAAATATATTATTAATCGTTTCTAACTCATTTGGCAATAAAAAAAATGAAGGTAAAACAATAAAGGAAATAAATGGTGATAAATATGTTACTTCAGATGCTATCAAGCCATTTGTAGATAAAGCTATCCAAGAAATCATCGATGGGAAGGATTGATGGTCAGGAAATCTATCCCCGAACCGTTAACGTAATCCTATTGAAGTTCGTCATCTAATAGAGATATGAATCCAATATACAACCCCTTGACAACGGATTAAATCGGGTATAGAATGAATGTAGAATCCATTCTCAATGGGAGGCAATATATGAAAAAAAAGTTATCTTCCTTTCTATCCGGGTTCCCTCTTAACGGGTTGGATTTCCTCAATCTGATACTTCCCCCGTATGTGAATTCTTCGCAATGGACGTCGAACCCCGCCGATATACCTTCGCTAATCAATCAAGTTTTCATTCTTAAAACCTACGGATTCACCGCCGGATATTATACGCCCGAAAATCCATTAACATCGAAGGTTGACCCGCGTATAGAAATCGAATTCGGTAAAATCGAGGCTGAAACAAATATCGATACCGCCGAGGAATTTATTACCGCCGGGTGGTTCCATCCGTTCACACTGAATTCGGTTAATATGAGCGGTTTGGAACGCGAACTCCCGCATACCGAATACGGCGCTCTCAAGCTCTGCGCGATGTGGATGAAAAAACGCGCGGAGAATAAGGGTATGGTTGAAATCGGCGAGAAACTGCGGGATTATTCATCGGGTTATTCCGAAGTGATAGAAAAAATTATGCACCCTTACGGATTATCGCATGGGACTGTCGACGATTATTATAGAATCGCGGTCAGGGACAGCATCCTGAAATCGGGTCATCGCGACCTGGGATACGCGTTCTCCTCCGATATCCTGGAACGGAGCGTGCTCATGCCGGTTATCGATTATTATATGAATCCCCAAAGGGAGAACTTCGACCGGATCGTCCGCGCGAATGTATACTTCTTAAAGCAGTATATCAGGAATGATAACGACCGGAGAATATCCGGGTTCCAATCGGTATTATCCGGGATGGATTACCGTCTGAGTCTCGCATCCCAGAAATACGCCGAAAGGGAGATGATTTCATCCTCGCTCCCGGAATGGTCGCCGGAAAGTTAAACCGGAAAACCTACAACTCTACGAACTTCCGCCCCTCGAAGTATCCCGGCGTTAATCCGGGTATCCCGTTCAGCATATCCGCCGCATAATCGAACCCCGCCGCGATTTGGCTTGATTGGTGCGCGTCCGACCCGACAGTCACGCGCGACCCGCCCATTTTCGCGTAAGCCTCGATCGTATCCCGCGCGGGCGAGGTCTCTTCCCTTCCGCGTCTGATAGGGGACGTATTGATCTCGAGCGCGATCTTGTTTCTGACCATCGCGCGGAGGATATCCTCGAGGAAATCTATCTTCCGAAATTTGGGGATGTAGCGCTTGGGGAAATCCATGTGCGCGAGGGTGTCGAAACCCCCGGCGCTCACATTGTCCAGCACGAGCCGGAAGTAACGTTCGTATACCCCGTCGACGCCGTACTTTTCGACCAGCTCCCCGCCGCTCATAAATATCTCGTCCACCTGGTGCACAGACCCGAGGATAGTATCGAAGCCCTGCTTGAAGTAAAAATCCAGTTCGGCGGTATATCGCGCGGGTTCGGAGAACTCGATGCCCGACAGAATTTTCAGCCTCGGGCCGAAGTTCCTGCGCGCTTCGGCTATCGCCGCGAAATACGCGTCCATCCTGAAAAACCCGTACCCGTGGTCGGTCTTACAGTTATCGAGATGCTCGGTGAAACAGACCGTTTTCAGACCCTTGTCGATCGCCTCGCAACACATCGTATGGATGGTGTCGTGTCCGTCGACTGAAAAACGGGTATGCATATGCGTATCGGCGATTAAATTCATGTTTACCTCGAATGGGTATGAACTTTAGTAGGCGATTATTATACCACTCCCGTCCTTTTTAGTCAAACTGCGCATTTCTCGCTTTATCCGCCGTTTTTTGTTATAATAAACCCAGATTTTTCCCGGAGACTGCAATGATAAAAAAATTCCTATGGGTGACCCTCTTTCTTTTGCCCCTCTCTGTTGTGATTGCTAAATCGTATTACGAAATCCGCGTCGCGGTATTCCCGCAGAACGCAAAGATATTGTTAATCGATACTCAGAATAGAACCAACCAGTTGAGTTTTAAAACCCCTCTTCCCGTACCCCCGGACTCCGAGTATAAGCTCGTGCTTTCCGCGAAGGGGTATTACCCGAAAACGATACAGGTGAAAGCCGCTAAGAAGAGCACCTATATCAGCGAGAAGCTGGAAAAGAAATGGGGCGGAATGACGCTTGTCAAGACACTTCCCGTTTCGGGCAATCCGAAGTCCATCATGTTTCTCGACGACGACCGGTTTATCGCAAACGCTATGACCGGTTGCGGATTCGACCTTTACTCCCTCTCGCTGATGAAACGCATCAAAATATTCAACGACTTCTCGAAGCAGTACTGCCCCATCAGCGGGTTTGTCGAGGGGCTGGTCGACAAGGAGCAGAACGAGTTTTATATCATGCAGCTCTACGCGTATAAATGGCATGTGTTCGACCTCACGACGATGAAGTATAAAAAGAGCATCACCGCGAAGGGCAATTGGAGCAAGGTGGTCGCGAAGAGCGATAAGTATCTCTTCTTCTCGAACTGGCTGTCGAAGGATATCGCGGTATACGACCGTTTCACGAAAAAGTTCGTCCTGTTTATCAAGGTCGCCGGCGTGCCCAGAGGGCTTGCGATCACTCCCGACCAGAAATACCTCTATACCGCTATATTCGACGGGTCGTTCATCCAGAAAATCGACCTCGCGACAATGAAGGTCGTTAAGACGATCACGCTCGCCGCGGGTAAGGGTAACGCCCGCCATCTCATTATTGACGAAGTGCATAACCTGATGTATATTTCAGATATGGGGAAAGACCTGATATTCAAATACGACCTCGCGACCGATAAGGTGATTTCAAGCGTGAAGGTCTATACCAAGCCGAACAATATCGTGCTCTCCCCCGACCTTTCCACTATTTTCGTCGCATGCCGCGGCCCTAACGGCCCCAACGGATATACCAATAAGGGTATCGAGTTCGGCAAGGTGTGGTCTATCGACGCGAAAACGATGACCGCGTATAACTGGGTGTGGGGCGGGAACCAGCCGACCGGACTGGATATTTCCCCCGACGGGCAATACCTGCTTCTCGGCAACTTCCTGGATAATAATATAGAAGTATATAAAATCAACTACGCGCTTCTAAAAAGTAAAGAAGAAGAATAATCCCTCTCAGTTTGACAATTGACGGTTTTCATTTAAAATAAATAGGCTTACTTATATGCGCCGGAAATAAATTCAAGGAGCGACAGATGACCAGAAAAATGTTATTGCTCGCGCTGATAATGGCTTCAGCCGCGACTTCGCTGTTCGGGGCGTCGAAATGGTGGCAGGACGCGGTGTTCTACCAGATATTTCCCTACAGCTTTTACGATTCCGACGGCGACAAATACGGGGATTTCAACGGTATTACCGCTAAACTGGATTACCTGAACTACCTCGGTGTTACGGCAGTATGGCTCTGCCCGATCAACACCCGTCCCGAAGGCATGTACCACGGTTACGCGGTATCGGATTATTACGCGGTCGACCCCAAGCTCGGGACGATGGCCGATTTCGAGAATCTTTTAAAAGAAGCGCATAAGAAGAATATAAAGATCGTCTTCGACTTCGTGATGAACCACACCAGTCTGGAAAATGCATGGTTCGTCGACTCCCTCAATACGAAAGGGTCGAAGTATAACGATTGGTATCTTTGGGAGAAGAAAAACCCCGGGTGGCCGAATCCTACCGGCAACACCAAGCAGCCCTCATGGAACCTGTACGATAAACCGGGGCTTCATAACAACGAGTTTTACTATGCGGCGTTTAATATGACCATACCCGACCTCAATCACCAGAATATCAACGTCAAGAACGAGATGCACAAGATCGCGAAGTTCTGGCTCGACAAGGGTGTGGACGGTTTCCGTATCGACGCAGCCCGTTACCTGATCGAGACCGGCCCTAATGAGAAGCAGATCGATACGCCGGAAACTATCAAGTATCTCACCGAATTCGCGAACTACTGCAAGAAAATTAACCCGAACGCCTACTTGGTCGCCGAAGTCTACGCCGGCATCGATATCACGTCGAAGTACTATGACCCCAAGGGCGGCCTCGACGGCGTGTTCAATTTCGAGATCGGCGGGAAAGGCGGGGTGATTATGGGCGCGCTCCAGGTGGGCAAGCCCGGCGGATTTATCAATATCCTCAAAACGTTCACGTCGAAGAAGGGGATACCTCTCCAGTTCTATTCGCAGTTCTTCTCGAACCACGATTCGGGACGACTGCCTGAGAACCTGAAAGACCCGCTCAAGATTAAGGCCGCGGCGGCGATGTTCTTCACGGTTCCCGGCGGCGCGCCGTATATCTACTACGGCGACGAGATCGGGCTCATGGAGGACTACGAGTCGTTCGGCGACGTCAATATGCGCGGATGCATGATGTGGAACGCCGAGAAGAACGGCGGGTTTACCGCTAACGATTGGACATGGACGAAGAAAATGAAAAAGTATTACCTCGACCCCGCGACGGCGGAGGATAAATATAAGAAAGAAGCGATGAACCTCAATGTCGAGTACGAGAAGAAAGACCCGCAGTCCGTGCTTCAACTCTTCCGTAAATTGATCGACTGGAGAAAGAAATACGACGTGCTCAAGAACGGCGACTTCCAGTTTATCGATGTGAAGATTGAAAATCTTTCGGCAATGCAATAGGAGGCGAATATGAAAAACAAAACTATCATCATAACAGCGTTATTAGCGCTCCTGCTCCCGTTGGGATGCGGGGAATCCGGCGGAGACGGCGGAAGTTCGGTGAAGCCCCAGGATAAGCCCGCCGATAAGCCCGCGGTAAAAGTGGCCGGCGGCCAGCCCTCGCAGAACTCCATCATATCCTACGTGCGGGTCTCCGGGAAACAGGCGATGTTCTTTATCGAGAACACCGGCAAGGCGGACGTCAAGATCACGCAGGATTTTAAACATCCCTATTTTACCGATAACGCCGGAAATATCGCGCTGGTCGATTCCGTGACCGGGAAAGACCTGACGAAGCCGGTATCCGACCAGATCGCGCAGAGTATTATGAACGGGAAGATCGACCTCGAACTGGACGGACGGGATTTCGTCATCCTGATTTTCGAAGCTAAATAATCGTTGAATTGTCAAGCCGATTAACGACAAGCCGATAATCGAATGTCTTGACTTTATAGAACGATATGCTTATACTATTCCAGTCGGCTGAAAGTCATAGGAGGAAATTATGTTCGGAGTGATACTTTTCTCACTCATCCTTTTCGGTTACGGGTGCATACTATCCCGCCAGATGATCGCAAATCTCGCTGGAGTAAACGAAGAAAACAAGGACGCCCTCAACGGGTTCGCGAAATTCATGGTAAGCTTCAATAAGTTCTTCGAGAACGAAGGCGTGCTTTGGGTATTCTCGGTGGTCGCGTTGATCGCCGGGGTATGGAACTTTTTCGCCCCCGATTTCTCCGCGTTGTCCGGCCCGCCGGTACTCGGTTCGTTAATTCCCTCGCTGATTATGATTATCAACGCGGCGGTGATGTATCCTAAGATTATTGAAGTGATCAATATCAAGCAGGAAGGCAAGGATAAGTACTACGAACTGGTCGCGAAGGTTTCCGGCCTGATGGGAATCGTCACGCTGGTCGCGTTTTTCCTGCATATCGCCCTCTATAAAGAGATTCTGTTTTAGCGAAAAACGGGGATTTCTTGACGAAATTCCCGAAAACGGATATAATATTTTTCTCAAAATTGGGGTGTCGTCTAACGGCAGGACTAGAGATTCTGGATCTCTCTGTGAGGGTTCGATTCCTTCCACCCCAGATTTATCAGTGACAAGTGACAAGTGGAAAGTTACAAGGTAGGGCATGAAAAGACTGGAAGTGTTTTACTTGTCACTTTTAACTTGTCACTTGTCACTCATACCCGCCCCCATCGTCTAGCCTGGTCTAGGACACCGCCCTCTCACGGCGGTGACTGGGGTTCAAATCCCCATGGGGGTAAAGTAGAAACCATAAGGACGCGCAAGCGTCCTTTTTAATTGCCCGCTGCGTGCGACCCCACGGACGGGGGAGTGCAGAAGCGTAGGCAGGATGCCGAAGCCTGCGCGCTAATCCCATTACGCAATATATCAGTCCTAGTAAGCATGAGCCTGCGACAAGACTGCGTGAAAACGGGTATCATACTTCCACCCGATTTCACACGAAGCCCACGGATAATTGATAGATAAAATAGACAAAATGATATTGACACTTCCGCTTTTAAAAACTTTTCATCAGCACATCGAGCCGTTCCGCTGCGGATAACTGGACGGGATTATTTTTATTCTCCGACCTAGCGGCAACATCTTCCATTTCCTTCGACGTATACCCCGCGTCGCCGAGCTTCGGCAATCCGCGCTCCGCCGTCCATTTATCCATTACCGACGTCAGCATCCCGCATCCTTCCTCCCACCCGGACGGATTTTTACCCGAGAGCATGCCGCCCGTTTCGGAGTACTTTACCAGAACTTCAAGGTATTTCCCCGGCGATTTCCGCATCGAGTCGATATTCGCTCGATGCCCGGCGGGCGCGAGAATCCCGCACAGGACGCCGTGGGGAACCGCGCGTAATGCGCCGAGCTCGCCCGCGAGCGAATGCACGACCCCCAACCCCGCGTTGGCAAGAGCCGCGCCCGAGCAGTACGCCGCAAATGCCATCCCGCTCCGGGCGGAGATATCGCTCCCGTCGGCACAGGCTTGTTCGAAGCTCCGCGCGAAGTAACTTATCCCGCTCCGCGCGAGCGCGTCGGTCAGCGGCGAAGCCTTCGGGGAGACGAAACTCTCCAGAAGCTGTGTGAACGCGTCGAGGCCGCTCGCGGCAGTCACCTCCGGCGGGCATGACACGGTAAGGGAAGGGTCTATTAACGCTATATCGGGTATCAGATTATCGTGGCGCAGGGATCTCTTGTACCCGCCGCGGCCCACCTTGCTGATGACCGCGTTCTTGGTCGCTTCGCTCCCAGTCCCCGCAGTGGTGGGCACCGCGATAAACGGCACCTTGAAGCCGTCGAGCTTCATTTTCCCGACGCCCTCGATATAATCCTCGACCGGGCCCTTCTGCGGTATCATAGCCGACACCGCCTTACCGAGGTCGATCGCGCTTCCTCCGCCTATCGCGGCTATCGCGTGCACGTTCTTCCTGCGGAACTCCTCCGCCGCCTCGTCCACAGCCTCGGGGGACGGCTCCCCGTCGGTGAGAAGTTCATGCACGCGGATGGAGCGTTTCGCAAGCGCCGCGAGAAATGCATCCCACATGGGGTTAGCCTCTATCGACGAGCCGCGCACAATGAGGATGTTGCTCCCGATATCGTCGATCAGCGCGGGCAGTTCGGCGAATTTCCCTGCGCCGAATATTACGAGCGGGTTCGCGGAATACCGGAAATTTATTTCATTCGTCATGTATACCCCTTACTTACGTGTTTTCCAAACTTCCGGGTCGGACGGCGCGAGTACATGATGCGCGACTCCCTCGCGGGGCTTCGCCATCCAATCGGCGACAGTATCCTTCCACTTCTTATAGTGCGGGGTCTCCTTATGCGCGGCCGCGCCAGCATCGCTCCGGTATACCTCGTACAGGGTAAACCGCGACGGATCGTCCTTCGCCTGAAGCACGTCGAAACGCAGGTTCTCCGGTTCAAGGATGGAGTTACGGTGGTTCTCAAGTGTGGCGTCGATAAACCTGCCGATATATTCCGGTTTGACAAATACGGTAACGCATGTCGCTATCATGTCGTCCTCCTGACGGATTATCTTACCCCGGATAGCGGTTTCTGTCAACGGTAAAGTAATATCAAAATTCATTGACATTTCGCCCCGCCCGGCTGATAATATTT of the Brevinematales bacterium genome contains:
- a CDS encoding histidinol-phosphatase HisJ family protein — its product is MNLIADTHMHTRFSVDGHDTIHTMCCEAIDKGLKTVCFTEHLDNCKTDHGYGFFRMDAYFAAIAEARRNFGPRLKILSGIEFSEPARYTAELDFYFKQGFDTILGSVHQVDEIFMSGGELVEKYGVDGVYERYFRLVLDNVSAGGFDTLAHMDFPKRYIPKFRKIDFLEDILRAMVRNKIALEINTSPIRRGREETSPARDTIEAYAKMGGSRVTVGSDAHQSSQIAAGFDYAADMLNGIPGLTPGYFEGRKFVEL
- a CDS encoding YncE family protein, with amino-acid sequence MIKKFLWVTLFLLPLSVVIAKSYYEIRVAVFPQNAKILLIDTQNRTNQLSFKTPLPVPPDSEYKLVLSAKGYYPKTIQVKAAKKSTYISEKLEKKWGGMTLVKTLPVSGNPKSIMFLDDDRFIANAMTGCGFDLYSLSLMKRIKIFNDFSKQYCPISGFVEGLVDKEQNEFYIMQLYAYKWHVFDLTTMKYKKSITAKGNWSKVVAKSDKYLFFSNWLSKDIAVYDRFTKKFVLFIKVAGVPRGLAITPDQKYLYTAIFDGSFIQKIDLATMKVVKTITLAAGKGNARHLIIDEVHNLMYISDMGKDLIFKYDLATDKVISSVKVYTKPNNIVLSPDLSTIFVACRGPNGPNGYTNKGIEFGKVWSIDAKTMTAYNWVWGGNQPTGLDISPDGQYLLLGNFLDNNIEVYKINYALLKSKEEE
- a CDS encoding alpha-amylase; the encoded protein is MTRKMLLLALIMASAATSLFGASKWWQDAVFYQIFPYSFYDSDGDKYGDFNGITAKLDYLNYLGVTAVWLCPINTRPEGMYHGYAVSDYYAVDPKLGTMADFENLLKEAHKKNIKIVFDFVMNHTSLENAWFVDSLNTKGSKYNDWYLWEKKNPGWPNPTGNTKQPSWNLYDKPGLHNNEFYYAAFNMTIPDLNHQNINVKNEMHKIAKFWLDKGVDGFRIDAARYLIETGPNEKQIDTPETIKYLTEFANYCKKINPNAYLVAEVYAGIDITSKYYDPKGGLDGVFNFEIGGKGGVIMGALQVGKPGGFINILKTFTSKKGIPLQFYSQFFSNHDSGRLPENLKDPLKIKAAAAMFFTVPGGAPYIYYGDEIGLMEDYESFGDVNMRGCMMWNAEKNGGFTANDWTWTKKMKKYYLDPATAEDKYKKEAMNLNVEYEKKDPQSVLQLFRKLIDWRKKYDVLKNGDFQFIDVKIENLSAMQ
- a CDS encoding iron-containing alcohol dehydrogenase produces the protein MTNEINFRYSANPLVIFGAGKFAELPALIDDIGSNILIVRGSSIEANPMWDAFLAALAKRSIRVHELLTDGEPSPEAVDEAAEEFRRKNVHAIAAIGGGSAIDLGKAVSAMIPQKGPVEDYIEGVGKMKLDGFKVPFIAVPTTAGTGSEATKNAVISKVGRGGYKRSLRHDNLIPDIALIDPSLTVSCPPEVTAASGLDAFTQLLESFVSPKASPLTDALARSGISYFARSFEQACADGSDISARSGMAFAAYCSGAALANAGLGVVHSLAGELGALRAVPHGVLCGILAPAGHRANIDSMRKSPGKYLEVLVKYSETGGMLSGKNPSGWEEGCGMLTSVMDKWTAERGLPKLGDAGYTSKEMEDVAARSENKNNPVQLSAAERLDVLMKSF
- a CDS encoding antibiotic biosynthesis monooxygenase — translated: MIATCVTVFVKPEYIGRFIDATLENHRNSILEPENLRFDVLQAKDDPSRFTLYEVYRSDAGAAAHKETPHYKKWKDTVADWMAKPREGVAHHVLAPSDPEVWKTRK